One region of Brassica napus cultivar Da-Ae chromosome A10, Da-Ae, whole genome shotgun sequence genomic DNA includes:
- the LOC106403363 gene encoding glutathione S-transferase T2-like yields MDPRNPYSQSAGYIGLLHSQHESVHHENSPYESFHSGSSQIPPFSSQQGDAPTPPTDTPVERGKRHKWTPAEDEKLISAWLNTSKDAIVGNNQKSGTFWKRVGDYFFAALNVGESCEHLHYRQRWQKINDQTNKFCGAYAAAERQISSGQHENDVLKVAHDIFYADQESKFTLEHAWCVLRYEQKWLNLNCTKASGSSKRKTVQPNFQTSTTSVGEQEIRPEGVKAAKAKRSNAMGKSVGEYKEVWEMRKVDLDRKEKLSKLAILDTLLAKTEPLSEREEVAKNKLLAEYF; encoded by the coding sequence ATGGATCCAAGGAATCCGTATAGCCAGTCTGCTGGTTATATTGGCCTTCTTCACAGTCAACACGAAAGTGTTCATCATGAGAACTCTCCTTATGAGAGTTTTCATTCTGGATCTTCACAGATCCCTCCATTCAGTTCACAACAAGGAGATGCTCCAACTCCACCTACAGACACACCGGTGGAGCGTGGGAAGAGACATAAATGGACTCCTGCAGAGGACGAGAAGCTGATTAGTGCCTGGCTAAACACATCTAAAGATGCAATAGTCGGCAATAACCAAAAGTCAGGGACATTCTGGAAGCGAGTAGGAGATTATTTCTTTGCGGCTCTGAATGTTGGTGAAAGTTGCGAGCATCTCCATTATAGGCAGAGGTGGCAGAAAATCAATGATCAAACTAACAAGTTTTGTGGTGCATATGCGGCGGCGGAGCGACAAATTAGTAGTGGTCAGCATGAGAATGATGTTCTCAAGGTGGCCCATGACATATTTTACGCTGATCAGGAGTCCAAATTTACACTGGAGCATGCGTGGTGTGTGTTGAGGTATGAGCAGAAATGGCTTAACCTCAACTGCACTAAAGCTTCTGGAAGTTCAAAGAGGAAAACCGTTCAACCAAATTTCCAAACATCAACCACAAGTGTTGGTGAACAAGAGATACGACCAGAAGGTGTAAAGGCCGCAAAAGCTAAACGGAGCAATGCGATGGGGAAGTCTGTTGGTGAGTATAAGGAGGTTTGGGAAATGAGGAAGGTGGATTTGGATAGGAAAGAGAAACTGTCAAAGCTTGCCATCTTAGACACTCTCCTAGCCAAAACCGAACCACTCAGTGAGCGAGAAGAAGTAGCCAAAAACAAGCTTCTCGCCGAGTATTTCTAG
- the LOC111206957 gene encoding glutathione S-transferase T3-like, whose amino-acid sequence MDPRNPYSQSAGYIGLLHSQHESVHHENSPYESFHSGSSQIPPFSSQQGDAPTPPTDTPVERGKRHKWTPAEDEKLINAWLNTSKDAIVGNNQKSGTFWKRVGDYFFAALNVGESCEHLHYRQRWQKINDQTNKFCGAYAAAERQISSGQHENDVLKVAHDIFYADQESKFTLEHAWCVLRKTVQPNSQTSTTSVGEQEIRPEGVKATKAKRSNAMGKSVGEYKEVWEMRKVDLDRKEKLSKLAILDTLLAKTEPLSEREEVAKNKLLAEYF is encoded by the exons ATGGATCCAAGGAATCCGTATAGCCAGTCTGCTGGTTATATTGGCCTTCTTCACAGTCAACACGAAAGTGTTCATCATGAGAACTCTCCTTATGAGAGTTTTCATTCTGGATCTTCACAGATCCCTCCATTCAGTTCACAACAAGGAGATGCTCCAACTCCACCTACAGACACACCGGTGGAGCGTGGGAAGAGACATAAATGGACTCCTGCAGAGGACGAGAAGCTGATTAATGCCTGGCTAAACACATCTAAAGATGCAATAGTCGGCAATAACCAAAAGTCAGGGACATTCTGGAAGCGAGTAGGAGATTATTTCTTTGCGGCTTTGAATGTTGGTGAAAGTTGCGAGCATCTCCATTATAGGCAGAGGTGGCAGAAAATCAATGATCAAACTAACAAGTTTTGTGGTGCATATGCGGCTGCGGAGCGACAAATTAGTAGTGGTCAGCATGAGAATGATGTTCTCAAGGTGGCCCATGACATATTTTACGCTGATCAGGAGTCCAAATTTACACTGGAGCATGCGTGGTGTGTGTTGAG GAAAACCGTTCAACCAAATTCCCAAACATCAACCACAAGTGTTGGTGAACAAGAGATACGACCAGAAGGTGTAAAGGCCACAAAAGCTAAACGGAGCAATGCGATGGGGAAGTCTGTTGGTGAGTATAAGGAGGTTTGGGAAATGAGGAAGGTGGATTTGGATAGGAAAGAGAAACTGTCAAAGCTTGCCATCTTAGACACTCTCCTAGCCAAAACCGAACCACTCAGTGAGCGAGAAGAAGTAGCCAAAAACAAGCTTCTCGCCGAGTATTTCTAG
- the LOC125578971 gene encoding uncharacterized protein LOC125578971: MNKTLFLRIVHRLSQEVEYFQPREDAAIRQLVYGGGADTVDEYVRLGETTARICLHHFTAGIIQLFGDEYLRRPTPEDLQRLLYTGEQRGFPGMVGSIDCMHWEWNNCPASWKGMYSRGTGKPTIVLEAVASYNLWIWHAFFGAPRTMNDLNILDRSPVFDDIINGVAPQVNFYVNGNPYHLAYYLTDDIYPNWATFIQSIRLPQSDKHSLFAKTQEAVRKDVERAFGVLQARFAVVRNPSNLWDKDKIGNIMRACIVLHNMIVEDERSSATQYAVDEFQEREEVDTFSVNMASNLGNSIDHRTSFRNRQAHHNLKNDLIEIIWTKFGHLPNNI, encoded by the coding sequence atgaacaagaCTTTGTTCTTGCGTATTGTGCATAGACTCTCCCAAGAAGTTGAGTATTTCCAACCAAGAGAAGATGCAGCAATTCGACAATTGGTGTATGGTGGTGGGGCTGATACCGTTGACGAATATGTCCGACTAGGTGAAACAACAGCTAGAATATGTTTGCACCATTTTACCGCCGGAATCATCCAACTTTTTGGCGATGAATACCTAAGACGTCCCACACCGGAGGATCTGCAAAGACTACTATATACTGGAGAACAACGTGGATTCCCAGGGATGgttggaagcatcgattgtatgcattgggagtggaataATTGCCCAGCATcttggaaaggaatgtattcacgaggaaCCGGAAAACCAACAATTGTGTTGGAGGCGGTAGCTTCATACAacctctggatatggcacgctTTTTTTGGAGCTCCACGTACTATGAATGATCTTAAcattcttgatcgatcacctgtttttgatgacattattaacGGAGTAGCGCCACAAGTAAACTTCTATGTAAATGGTAACCCGTACCATTTGGCATATTATCTCACGGATGACATTTATCCGAACTGGGCGACTTTTATTCAGTCTATCCGACTCCCACAGAGTGACAAGCATTCATTATTTGCTAAAACCCAAGAAGCTGTGCGAAAGGATGTGGAGCGTGCCTTTGGAGTGCTGCAAGCTAGGTTTGCGGTCGTAAGAAACCCCTCTAATTTATGGGATAAGGACAAAATTGGgaatattatgagagcatgtatcgtcctccataatatgattgttgaGGATGAACGATCATCAGCCACTCAGTATGCGGTCGATGAATTTCAAGAAAGAGAAGAGGTGGATACATTTTCCGTCAATATGGCTTCAAATCTCGGCAATTCGATTGATCACCGAACAAGCTTTCGGAATAGACAAGCCCATCACAATTTAAAAAACGATTTGATTGAAATCATATGGACTAAATTTGGACatcttccaaataacatataa
- the LOC106405132 gene encoding DUF21 domain-containing protein At5g52790-like, protein MAANDVPCCEPMFWFYLTACFGLVAFAGLMSGLTLGLMSLSLVELEVIAKAGEPTDRRNAEKILPLVKNQHLLLCTLLIGNALAMEALPVFVDSLLPAWGSVLISVTLILAFGEIIPQAVCSRYGLSIGAKLSILVRFIVIVFFPLAYPISKLLDLLLGRRHSTLFRRAELKSFVFMHGNEAGKGGELTHDETTIISGALDMSHKSAKDAMTSVSKIFSLDINSRLDEKTMGLIASEGHSRIPVYSVDPTVIIGYILVKNLIKVRPEDETPIRDLPIRRMPRVNLNLPLYDILNIFQTGRSHMAAVVGTKNCTNTNTPVHDKSINGTDNKDGNVVLSIPVMNSSEVNHQSPIRYIDSIADEDEEVIGIITLEDVMEELIQEEIFDETDRYVEVHKRITINMPISGNSNPQSPGTATWLSELTSPISPYRSSPLSPNIRISTLLRSPINSPYRQSPFLRPTLCASPPSQPPSVLSPDSNDRYYYLSPSRVGKTYVKLPRSNGS, encoded by the exons ATGGCAGCAAATGATGTCCCTTGCTGTGAACCTATGTTCTGGTTTTACCTTACTGCATGTTTTGGTCTAGTTGCTTTCGCAGGTTTAATGTCAGGACTGACCCTTGGTCTTATGTCCCTTAGTCTCGTCGAACTTGAGGTCATAGCTAAGGCTGGTGAACCCACCGACCGCAGAAACGCTG AAAAGATCCTGCCACTCGTTAAGAACCAACATCTTCTGCTGTGTACACTCCTCATAGGCAATGCTTTGGCGATGGAG GCTCTACCAGTCTTTGTCGATTCCCTGCTTCCAGCTTGGGGCTCTGTTCTGATATCTGTGACTCTCATACTTGCATTTGGCGAG ATTATACCTCAAGCTGTATGCTCTCGATACGGGCTAAGCATCGGAGCAAAGCTATCGATTTTGGTTAGATTTATTGTCATAGTCTTCTTTCCGCTAGCTTATCCAATCAGCAAG CTACTCGATTTATTGCTTGGAAGAAGACATTCTACACTTTTCAGACGAGCAGAGCTCAAGTCATTTGTGTTTATGCATGGAAACgag GCAGGAAAAGGAGGGGAACTAACTCACGATGAAACAACAATCATATCAGGAGCTCTCGACATGTCTCACAAGAGTGCCAAAGACGCAATGACATCAGTCTCCAAGATATTCTCACTTGATATCAACTCCAGGCTCGACGA AAAGACAATGGGACTAATAGCAAGTGAAGGCCATAGCCGAATCCCGGTATACTCGGTGGATCCTACTGTTATCATCGGATATATTCTT GTCAAGAACTTGATCAAAGTCCGTCCTGAAGATGAGACACCGATCAGAGATCTCCCCATCAGAAGAATGCCTAG GGTCAATTTGAATCTACCTCTCTACGACATCCTCAACATCTTCCAAACAGGTCGAAGCCACATGGCTGCTGTCGTTGGGACTAAGAACTGTACCAATACCAACACTCCTGTCCATGACAAGAGCATCAATG GAACGGATAATAAAGATGGAAATGTTGTTTTGAGCATTCCTGTGATGAACTCAAGTGAGGTTAATCATCAGAGTCCAATCCGATACATTGATAGCATTgctgatgaagatgaagaagtcaTTGGCATAATAACTCTAGAAGATGTCATGGAGGAACTCATACAG GAAGAAATATTTGATGAAACAGACCGGTATGTCGAAGTTCATAAGAG GATAACAATAAACATGCCAATATCTGGGAACTCGAATCCACAATCGCCGGGAACTGCCACGTGGCTTTCGGAGCTAACATCTCCTATCTCGCCGTATCGCTCAAGTCCACTGTCGCCTAACATCAGGATCTCTACGCTGCTCCGGTCACCGATAAACTCACCTTACCGTCAGTCTCCGTTTCTCAGGCCTACACTCTGTGCTTCTCCACCGTCACAGCCTCCTTCGGTGCTCTCTCCGGACAGCAATGATCGTTATTACTATTTGTCTCCTAGTAGG GTGGGGAAAACGTACGTGAAGCTACCAAGATCAAATGGTTCGTAA
- the LOC106403361 gene encoding uncharacterized protein LOC106403361 — protein sequence MAVKTDMSKAYDRLEWSFIKAVFERLGFSAIWVNWIMQCISTVSYSFLINDTAREMVVPDRGIRQGDPLSPYIFILCGEVLSGLCCRAQNSGDLTRIRVARRCPRLTHLLFADDTMFFIKATTSNASTLHAILHQYELASGQLINTDKSSISFSAKTPQETRISVKQTLGIAKEGGVGKYLGLPELFTRKKRDLFSSIVERIKIKAASWSSRRLSAAGKLTMLKSVLTATPTYSMSCFLLPVGLCNSIQSALTRFWWDADPSTRKICWVSWDTLSTSKDSCGLGFRDIQAFNIAMLGKLAWRLVTKPDCLLARTLLGKYCYKGSFLTVPCPSSTSHGWRGIIAGRDLLIRHLRKVIGNGNSTKVWSDSWLSSSEDMRILGPPREIDRDLVVADLMIRGSNEWNHTKIEATCPQVAHLIYLIRPSAHNMEDIFCWHGSKDGIYSVRSGYYSLIEDTRGQAHQLLMAPFNWSKAIWAVDTSPKLKLFLWKLAQGALPLGANLQARGMMSNTNCPHCGGIETGVHLIFECPFAQQVWALAPIKPNLDFISSASVHSALTAASRLVCLPPSGIASDFFSWLCWNIWTARNRLLFENRTSPAISIVTNALCNAREWMLGQEKKPDSPPPASPYLPAISFPPETALCNSDAAWTTTTKRAGLGWILGSTTTTPQVSGSSASPFVSSPLLAEALALREAIRAAHAANLPNVWMRSDSQVLVRAVNSKKFPMELYGVLMDIEYLFSRFMFFLLSFIPREQNSAADSLAKSALCIEPATLRV from the coding sequence ATGGCGGTCAAAACTGATATGAGTAAAGCGTACGATAGACTCGAGTGGAGCTTCATCAAAGCTGTCTTCGAACGGTTAGGCTTCAGTGCTATCTGGGTCAACTGGATCATGCAATGCATCTCCACAGTCTCGTACTCTTTTCTTATCAACGACACTGCCCGGGAGATGGTGGTTCCGGATAGAGGCATCCGACAGGGCGATCCCCTCTCACCCTACATTTTCATCCTCTGCGGAGAGGTCCTTTCGGGTCTCTGCTGCCGGGCTCAGAACAGTGGCGATCTTACTAGGATTCGGGTGGCTAGACGTTGCCCGAGACTAACCCATCTCCTCTTTGCGGATGATACCATGTTTTTTATCAAAGCCACTACAAGCAACGCCTCAACGCTTCATGCTATTCTCCACCAGTACGAACTAGCTTCGGGTCAGCTCATAAACACAGACAAGTCCTCTATCTCCTTTTCAGCGAAAACACCACAGGAAACACGAATCAGTGTTAAACAAACCCTTGGTATAGCTAAAGAGGGAGGGGTAGGCAAATATCTAGGACTACCTGAGCTTTTTACAAGAAAGAAGCGTGACCTTTTCTCCTCCATTGTGGAACGAATCAAGATCAAAGCCGCCTCCTGGTCTTCTCGCCGGTTATCAGCGGCCGGGAAACTCACCATGCTCAAGTCGGTATTGACAGCTACACCTACCTACTCTATGTCATGCTTCCTCCTCCCCGTGGGACTATGTAACAGCATACAATCAGCCTTGACCCGGTTCTGGTGGGATGCGGATCCTTCCACCCGCAAAATATGTTGGGTCTCTTGGGACACTCTTTCGACTTCAAAAGATTCTTGCggacttgggtttagggatATACAGGCCTTCAATATAGCTATGCTTGGAAAATTAGCTTGGCGTCTAGTCACCAAGCCGGACTGTCTACTGGCTCGAACTCTCTTAGGAAAGTACTGCTACAAAGGGAGTTTCTTGACAGTCCCCTGCCCCTCATCCACGTCACATGGCTGGAGAGGGATCATTGCTGGAAGAGACCTGTTAATTAGACATCTTAGGAAGGTGATAGGCAATGGAAACTCAACAAAAGTTTGGTCTGATTCGTGGTTATCCAGCTCCGAGGATATGAGGATTCTTGGCCCACCAAGAGAGATCGACAGAGACCTTGTTGTTGCAGACCTTATGATTAGAGGTTCAAATGAGTGGAATCACACAAAGATCGAAGCAACATGCCCGCAGGTAGCTCACCTAATCTATCTGATCCGCCCAAGCGCCCATAATATGGAGGACATCTTTTGCTGGCATGGATCTAAGGATGGTATCTATAGTGTACGATCTGGCTACTACTCCTTGATAGAAGACACCAGAGGACAAGCTCATCAGTTACTTATGGCCCCCTTTAATTGGAGTAAGGCTATCTGGGCAGTGGATACATCGCCAAAACTCAAGCTGTTTCTCTGGAAATTAGCGCAAGGAGCTCTCCCGCTTGGAGCAAACCTACAAGCAAGAGGCATGATGTCTAACACCAACTGCCCTCACTGCGGAGGCATCGAAACAGGAGTCCACCTTATCTTCGAATGTCCTTTTGCCCAACAAGTATGGGCACTAGCCCCCATCAAACCAAACCTGGACTTCATCAGCTCTGCCTCAGTTCACAGCGCCCTCACCGCAGCATCGAGGCTGGTCTGTCTTCCCCCTTCGGGTATTGCATCTGACTTCTTCTCTTGGCTATGCTGGAATATCTGGACTGCTAGGAACCGGCTTCTCTTCGAGAACAGAACATCGCCAGCCATCTCTATTGTAACAAACGCCTTATGTAATGCGAGGGAATGGATGCTGGGTCAGGAAAAGAAACCCGACTCTCCACCACCAGCTTCTCCCTACCTACCAGCTATATCCTTTCCACCGGAGACAGCGCTCTGTAACTCTGACGCAGCTTGGACTACAACCACTAAGCGGGCAGGCCTGGGATGGATTCTAGGCAGCACCACTACAACGCCACAAGTGTCGGGCTCCTCTGCTTCTCCTTTTGTCTCGTCACCACTCCTCGCAGAGGCCTTGGCCCTACGGGAAGCAATCCGTGCAGCACACGCTGCTAACCTCCCCAACGTCTGGATGCGCTCCGACTCTCAAGTGCTCGTTAGAGCAGTCAACTCGAAGAAATTTCCAATGGAGCTCTATGGAGTTTTAATGGATATCGAGTATCTATTTTCccgttttatgttttttctgcTTTCTTTTATTCCGCGAGAGCAGAACTCTGCGGCTGACTCGCTAGCTAAATCTGCACTTTGTATTGAACCGGCCACTCTTCGGGTCTGA